One window of Pieris napi chromosome 1, ilPieNapi1.2, whole genome shotgun sequence genomic DNA carries:
- the LOC125052168 gene encoding LOW QUALITY PROTEIN: (2R)-3-sulfolactate dehydrogenase (NADP(+))-like (The sequence of the model RefSeq protein was modified relative to this genomic sequence to represent the inferred CDS: substituted 1 base at 1 genomic stop codon), with product MAVRIDEVLRFMEESLAAVGAPQSEAKAQADLLIHADLVGHFSHGLNRLELYINDMKNGICKPAARPAILKESAATVWVDGAHALGATVGNFCMDLAIKKAKESGVGWVSAKGCNHFGMAGYWALKAEREGLIGMAFTNSAPIMTPTRSKNSANGTNPIAMAAPAGGGDSLVVDMATTAAAMGKVEIQMCKGEKIPEGWALGPDAKLTTDAELAFESGRLMPLGGFEQTSGYKGYGLSVMVEQFXSGLSGSNPSHKVPGWSYTQTQPPNMGQCFVAIDPERFAPGFQGRVKGCLDHYRSLEPVDPALPVLAPGDKEKKNESITRERGTIIYPQSQIESYNKLAVKIGVDPIKTEFI from the exons ATGGCAGTTAGAATTGATGAAGTTCTAAGATTTATGGAGGAAAGTTTAGCAGCTGTGGGGGCTCCACAGTCGGAAGCGAAGGCCCAGGCGGATCTCTTGATCCATGCCGATTTAGTCGGGCACTTTAGCCACGGCCTCAATCGTCTCG AACTCTATATCAATGACATGAAGAACGGCATTTGTAAGCCAGCTGCAAGACCGGCGATATTAAAGGAATCTGCCGCTACAGTTTGGGTGGATGGAGCGCATGCTTTGGGTGCTACAGTGGGAAACTTCTGTATGGACTTAGCCATAAAGAAGGCAAAAGAAAGTGGAGTAGGGTGGGTCTCAGCTAAAG GATGTAACCATTTTGGAATGGCTGGCTACTGGGCTCTAAAGGCAGAGCGTGAAGGTCTAATCGGCATGGCTTTTACCAATTCTGCGCCAATTATGACGCCTACGAGGTCTAAAAAc agcGCAAATGGTACAAACCCCATCGCGATGGCAGCACCAGCAGGTGGCGGCGACTCATTAGTGGTTGATATGGCAACTACCGCGGCTGCTATGGGCAAG gtGGAAATACAGATGTGTAAAGGAGAAAAGATACCAGAAGGCTGGGCTCTCGGGCCAGACGCTAAGCTAACCACAGATGCTGAACTG GCGTTTGAATCTGGCCGACTTATGCCGCTCGGTGGTTTCGAGCAGACAAGCGGTTACAAAGGCTACGGTTTAAGTGTAATGGTGGAACAGTTCTGAAGTGGTCTATctg GATCGAATCCATCTCATAAAGTGCCCGGTTGGTCATACACTCAGACGCAACCTCCCAACATGGGCCAATGCTTTGTGGCTATCGACCCAGAACGATTCGCACCTGGCTTCCAAGGCAGAGTAAAGGGTTGCCTTGATCATTACAGAAGTCTGGAACCA GTTGACCCAGCGCTTCCAGTTTTAGCTCCTGGTGACAAAGAGAAAAAGAATGAATCTATAACAAGAGAGCGGGGAACAATCATCTATCCGCAATCCCAAATCGAGTCGTACAACAAATTAGCTGTGAAAATTGGTGTAGATCCTATTAAAAcagaatttatataa